In a genomic window of Dehalococcoidia bacterium:
- a CDS encoding GNAT family protein codes for MQNIGATPTMPQKIELSNGEVITIRPFSIRDLHALHRMYPFLSDKSKDFYREQSVRPRPASYSSGATLRWTVSKLRLILSTIGPIRTCLMYIPHAAFLPFVAVNQNREVVGFRYYEILANRIEHGYIATDGIVLRDDYQGVGLGTCFIKMTLEAVAHQIEIVVTDTRNPAMIHTYQKVGFKIVGYAKNNQGDILCQMIYLTRPCESLEIIDKEYKDHSWHEPLC; via the coding sequence ATGCAGAATATTGGAGCTACCCCAACAATGCCTCAAAAAATAGAGCTATCTAATGGCGAAGTTATTACCATAAGGCCATTTTCAATAAGAGATTTGCACGCATTACACAGGATGTATCCATTTCTTTCAGATAAATCTAAGGATTTCTACAGGGAACAATCAGTTCGACCAAGACCAGCGTCATATTCATCTGGAGCTACTTTGCGATGGACAGTGAGCAAATTAAGGCTTATCCTTTCGACAATCGGACCCATCCGAACATGCCTGATGTACATTCCCCATGCAGCATTTCTGCCATTTGTTGCGGTTAACCAAAATCGTGAAGTCGTTGGCTTTAGGTATTACGAGATACTGGCAAATCGCATTGAACACGGATATATTGCTACCGATGGCATTGTATTGAGGGATGATTATCAGGGGGTTGGGCTAGGGACCTGTTTCATCAAAATGACCCTTGAAGCGGTTGCCCACCAGATAGAAATAGTGGTTACAGATACACGGAACCCTGCGATGATTCATACATATCAAAAAGTCGGCTTTAAGATAGTCGGCTATGCCAAAAACAATCAGGGAGACATCCTCTGCCAGATGATCTATCTCACAAGACCATGTGAATCGCTCGAAA